GCAAAAGAAGGAAATATCCACATACCCATTGAATTGGTGTAAAATACAGCAATTCCTTAGGACACAAATTGATCATCAAGTGCTTATCAAATAATGTTTTTTGCAGTCGTCATAGtcattaaaagattttttttctttttcatttgtcCATGGTGAAAGAAGGCATGGACGATTTGTCAGGTCACGAAGCCCAAATCCTAAAACAACATACTACTGGGCTTGCATGTAAAAAAACATATCTACAATAATCCATCTGCTAAAAAGGTTATCAAAGAAAACAGAACAACCAGAACAAAAGCCAAATAATATATCTCCTTTTTGCAATATGGTGgagtaatataaaaaaaaagacaaaagacGGCTCTTCGTCTGAGAAgagaaagtaaaataaataaataaattctagtCATCTACTGATGGAGGAAgagaaaacaaaggaaaaaaaagaaaaaagatttagCTTTTCACCTTGcaaatccaaaatctccaaTCTTCAAAACAGGTGCTTCATCACTAGTTGACAGTAAAAGATTCTGCCAGTTTAAATAGAGGAAAGTTAGATTCCAGAATCaattaattcaatattaaataaatataagctGTACATGTAAAATACTCAAAAAATGATATCCTGCATCTGAGCTTGAATGAAAATTTTCCAGTAGATGTAATGCATCAGGAAGTATCGTATTGACAAGAGAAAATATGCATGAGCAAATGCCAAATTAATGTattacaacaaaaaaattataattacgtGGGCGGGAAATATaattttagggtgcgtttggttcgcattatgaaagattactaggaatgaaaagatgtccgagaatcttattcctattcatcctattactaagaatgtggaatttctgtgtttggttcgcacggtaatattatttagccatattatttaatattacaaaaaatatacaattatttatttatttttaattaattttagataatgctactaaaagtttcaacatctttttagaaaaaagggagagagagcataatttagagagagagagagaacataattaaaaaaatagaaaaagatatagagtcgaaattagagggagtaagagagttgagattttagaaagagagagaaaaagcttagtttagagagagaaaaaaaagttaaattttagagagagataaatttagagagagatatgagattagagtgtaaagaaaaataatatcaattagccggcggatagggagaaagaaagagattagacatattataattacccaaatccattaatatgaggatacccatcctccctcaagggaatgagattagtactttggggtgaatcttattcccaagtgaatccaatattaccaactagattacttagtgcgtttagccaaacaccgtcatatttttttattcctattggattactaggaatctttaaaagatagcgcgaaccaaacgcacccttaaggtTAAAAATTTAGGTAAGTTTGGAAATCTCAatcaagaaaaaagagagatcaaGAAGAGATCTTGCTAAGTGAGAATAAACAACATCTAATTATAATCAGATAAATCCAGAAACATTGATGCAATGTCTATAGGAATATTAAAGATTGATGAGAACAGGACATTGTCTGCCCTAAAAGCAAAATTTACAAAACATGACCAAACACAATGGCATTAAGAAAGCCAATTAAAACCAAATTTTTGACTCAATTTTGACCGACAGATGCATATCCTTATCCATTGAGCCACACAAAATCCATGTCAATTTCAACTATGCAACTTCTATGCCGCGGGGCATACAATGCAGCATTCCAATATTTGCACGAGCTTATGCCAACAAATATGATTTATTTGCATCTACAATCATGACAGATTTATTCAAATGAGAACCCACCTGTGGCTTCAGGTCTCTGTGGATGAGATTATTCTCCCGCAATGCTTGCAGTCCACCAGCTATATAAAACCCACAAAATTCTCAATCAAATCAACAAGAAACAACCAGCAAAAGAAAGGAATTAACGAATTAAAACAGCAAAATGGTTACAAAATCAATCATTGCGAACGCAATTCGACCACGAAGCTGATCGAAGCCCCACCTAGCTGCCTCATGAAGTGCCGCGCGACGGCCTCCGAGACCCTGCCGCGGTAGCCGTGCTGCTGAATGTAACCGGCGAGATCGCCCCCGGTGCAGTACTCCAACACGAGAAATATCCTATCCTCGGTCTAATTCAAGTATAAACAAAACAAGATCGTAAGCGAGAGCATTAAAGAAACCAAAAGATCGAGAAAGAAAATGAGATGCGGAGGGGACCTGGATAGCTTGGTAGAGGCGGACGATGTTGGGGTGGGAGATGTTGCGGAGAATGGTGATCTCCTTGAGGAGCCCCTCCCTGAACTTGCCATCGACCTTCATCTTGTCGATCTCCTTCACCGCCACCTCCGCCCCGCTCTGCCGATGCCGTGCCCTCCACACCACCGCAAACGACCCCGACCCGATCCTCTCCCCGAGCATGTAATCCCCCACcaccctccctctctcctccATCGTCGTCACCCTCCTCCGctacctctctctcctctctgcaCCACCGAGGTGAtagattagggttttggagttGGTGGAGAAGGGGTTGATGGAGGGAGAAAGATATCAGAGAGCGTCGTACGATGTTCTTGATCTGAGACGAGAGTGAGGAGGAAGACGACTAAACTATTATTATAGGAAATGaagggcgaaaaaaaaaaaggaaaaaataaaaagatagacGATGAAAGAGGAGGAAGTTGTGGGAGAGGGAAttcgaggagaagaaggaaaaagggGCGTGAGTGTGGGCCCCACAGAGCGTTTAGGATTAGGAGTCGTTGGATGTTACACGTGTCGTGCACAAAGAGAATTCCAAGTGAGAAATTATGAGCACCGGGTTTTATAGATCAGAGGTCCTTCGCTTTGGTTCGGTCCACGCtcagggcatgtttgtttcaacgtaggTAGATTTGGGGTGAAattggactttgggttgaagtgaaatttagataaaaattaattcattttcactatttatttttaactgtgAAAGTACAGTTCTGtaagttctgttgtttgtttggtagaaagtagatgacgtaaaaagtgtagctctccaCCCCTGATATACTTACCTCCGAAGTgatattattgtttattttgtaacttagtgaataataaattatagtaaataaaaattaatataattatatatgtatataattatatatatgtataattataaaataaaattttaaaaaattatattatttgtttgcatataaattataataatgcaacaaataaaattctaaagtttaaaaattttataatataattatatatgtatataattatatatatgtataattataaaataaaattttaaaaaattatattatttgtttgcatataaattataataatgcaacaaataaaattctaaagttaaaaaattattaacatttaacaaatttatttttcatcattttctaaatatacaaattagacaaaaaatatattaaaacttacctaatcaaatttgattacattacctaaccaaatttaaCAAGCTCCTTTGCCTCTTTGTacttcaccggaattgacttcgccccgtGGGAGGGTGAAATCAATTACCCTATTTGGATAAACTGGACTTTCGGCCGTAATAAAATTACAACAAAACAAGCAACGGAAATGATAGTTTACGGCGTAAACAACTTCCCCGCAcggaaattaattttttttttatataccatATGtcacaatataatttttttcgcttattttttctttatatttaattttttatctattatttttgTTCAAATATTGCATAAATGAAAGAATCggattttttactttaaagtTCTATTGAATTTCTTTCTGGCAGTTAATGCTATTAATATCTCATACAATAAAATGTCAGTAATTACTTTTGCATTtcctgtaaaaataaaattaatgctGAACAAGTATAACTTTTCTAAGTTAAACATTTTGTTGTTAATCTTTATTAAAGATGACTTCCACTAAAAATAATATGAGGTACAACGAATTACACGcccatcaaatatatatattttaaagagtGGGGCTACTATGCTTCTTGAAGCAGAGAGCCTTCCGTGTTTTCAGAAAGCACGGTTGTTTTctatgttgcgattttcgaattgtcgatcggctccgttaaacttgatctagagtatttgaagtgcctataaaataaattatacgatttttcgatattatttgtctagtgaatgaaggggctcaaaatcaacggttgaaaataaaaatcttacaaaacgtgataatatgacattaaaatttttgatcaaagatattgatcttgttttatatagtataaagaattttctatcaaaatttcacgtattttgaatatttttacaccgttaaacttgcaaacggctcactacggccataaaaattattgattttgagccccttcaatcactaggcaaatgatatcaaaaaattataaaatttattttctaggtacttcaaatacactagatcaagtttaacggagctgatcgacgatttgaaagtcgcaacataaaaaacgagctggaagcacagaagattccgtacttctaaaagcatagtAGTCTCACTCTATTTTAAATGTCAAAGATTAAATATAACATTGTTCCTTGCACAACTAACTTTTTgcctaaatttttttgttaCATGTATCTCTTGGCTGAGCCAATGTTAGTGTTAATTAATAAGAGTTAAAGCGTGTGCTAGATTGAGGAGCACGCAATAGGATATTAGCAAACAAATGAGAGCAGTAACTCCAtgtgtacacacacacacacacacacacacacacaaatacaatAAAATTGCTTTTGATTAACCAAGTAGTGGAAATTGTTTATTTAGAAGACGACCAATTAATATCTCAGACCCTTTTTGAAAACCCTTTGTTAAGGATCTTTCAACGTCAATGTATCATCATCGTATGCTACTCAAGCACGCTTTATTATTCCGTAAAGAAAGAAAGTCTAGAATGTAATAATTAATTGCACCATATCATTCATATCTCAAATCTATTAAAATATGTCCCAATTGGTTCATTCATttcaacataatttttttaaacagatttattatgtttttatctggaaaaaaatatttgattggtttgtaaCATANACAAATTGGAGAAAACTAAAGGCAcgtgtaagtttttttttttttcttgtgatttttttttctctagtaaCTTTATTTTGCAAtttgtacttaaaaaaaaatctttttttcgacatagtattttttttcttttattattgtttttacttTTCATGTTTTGTTCATAAGGAATGCAATTTAAAAACTTCTTTTTCGTcatatgtctttttttttttccccttttttgaAGTTACAGTCAACTaacaaactttaaaaaaataataaaaatactcaaataattttaaaaggcAAAAAATATATGGAACTTACAAAATCTTATATAGATTAATAATAGAATAAAAGAACTTAAAATCCGTGCAACGCACGGATTACTTGCTAGTTTTTCTTTAAATCCAAAACTCTGAAAAAATTACAGCTTTTTCggtaattaaattataaaatattactctTGAAAACGCGAGCACTGTGGTTTCAATTGAAAAGCAAGAAGCTTGGGAGAACAGGATACGGGCCTGCGGATGACCGATTTTTGAAAAGCCCACAAATTGGATACGGGCCCGCACTAGCTCGACAAATGGGGCAGGACTTGATCCGGCCTACAAAATATCGGGCCGGGTCAGATTGAGTAGACAGGATCGATTTGCTTCAGCGCTACTCCCAATATACTATAGTCTACAAAAGGacaaataaataattctatCCGGGACATAAAAATGTTACCCGCTGGCCCACTCCCATATAAAATTGTGCACGTAAATTTTACTTAAACCGAGTAACACGCAAAATCAAGCTCCCAAGACATCCACGTGTCCACTTCCCATAGGCAGAGCCGCTCCATGAGCGTTAAAATCGCATTATAGTTCACCCTTTCCCGGCGCACCCGGCGTACGGCGTTCCTCGGAGATCCCCTCTTCGTCACCTCCCagaaatatttgaattcaaaaaatcCATTAAAATACTCCCCCCCCNCCCCCCCCAACTTCTCCAAACCGCGCGCTCCGACATGCCCTGGGCCTCGCTCGCGCGCTCCCACGACGCCTCGTTctcccctccctcctctcctcaaTGTACGGATCTCCGAGCTCTCCCATTACAAAAAATTGATCCCCTTcccccccccctcctcctcctcctcctcctctcactATCTCTCTACTGGACTGGATCTCAGTAACCATGTCTCCTTTGATCTTGTATCATCTTATTTTCCTATCCTATCTCTCGGCGGCGGTGCCGCAGCAGCAGCCATATCCGAACCGATGCGGGGAGCGGTGCGGCGGCGTCGtcctccccttccccttccaCCTCAACTCCTCCTGCGGGCCCGCCGTCGACGCCTTCCGGCTCTCCTGCCGCCCCCCCGACTCCGGCCTGCTCTACCTCTCCCTCGCCCCCTCCGCCGATCTCCGCGTCCTCGGTTTCCTCCCCTCCGGCTCCCTCCTCCTCGACTACTCCTCCCTCGTCAACTCCTCTTCCCCATGCGACCGCTGGTACGCGGATGTCGGCAAATTCCCCGCCCTCGGCCGGAGCCCTTTCTTCGCGGTCACCGCCGGGAACGTCCTCCGGCTGTACGACTGCGAGGACTCGTCGATATGCCGGGAGGGGTGCGAGGCGATCGGCGGCGGGGCGTGCGGCGGGAGCAACCGCACGGACTTCGGGTGCTGCTACCCGCTGTCGGACGGGAGCGCGTGGAAGGCAGGGGACGGGTTCTCGGCGTTCGCGGAGTTCGGCTGCCGCGGCTTCTCGAGCTGGTTTGTGAACCGGTCGGCGGCCGTGAGGGGGATCGAGGTGGAGTGGGCGGTGCCGAGGGGGTCCGGAGGCGGTGCCGTCGACTGCGCGGAGGGGGCCGTCGTCGTGAACGCCACGGCGGTGCACGGCGGGGTGAGGTGCGCGTGCGGCGCGGGGTACGTCGGCGATGGGTTCGCCCAGGGAGCCGGATGCTTTAAAGGTGACTCTTCTAAACACACATCCTGTCATATAAGATCATTTTGGTCCCAATGCTTGATATGGGATCAAATCCTGTTTGGCCTTGCTTATGTTTCTGTTCTCAGCACTTCAGCAGTAGCAACTTCTTTGAAAATAGTTTCTGTTGTAGCGgaatatagaaataaaattaggtCTCTGTAGACTAATAGCAAAATATAGCAACTTCCTTTAAGATAGTTTTTAACTTGTTGTTCGTGAGCCGACTCGTGTTCAATTCTTTAATAAATGAgatgaacacgagctgaattttttagtttGATACTTTAATGAGCCGGCTCAAAATCGGTTCGTTTATagaacgagccgaacacgagccggccccagctcactcgtgttcggctagtTGACACCCCTATTTGTAGTTGGTTCTAATTCTACTGTAAAAAGGAGTTAAAAAAAGTACGATACTActttttatgataatattttaTCGGCCAATAATATACGAGAGGAGCCCAACATGCCCTAAAACTTTCTGTTCTTCGAGAAAACCATAAGTCCCGAACAAGCAATAACATGAGCAAAACCTGTGGTAGGGTATTATGGTAAGGTCCTTAACCAATGAACCATATGGGAATCATTAAAAATCTCATACTGGATATGATCAAAGAGACTTTCTTTTGGCTTGATGAAACTTGGTGAATGTTTTCTTTACATAAATTCACCTTGACACAGAATATGTTGGTACaaggatttcttttttttgttcttgtgatcAACCTTGTTCAAATTGTGTAAATGTAATTGAGGATCCTAGCTAGCAACGTTCAGCTGACAACTTAAATAACCCTTTTATGGTATTAGATTGCAGCGGTGACGGGCAAGTAACTGATAGTAGAGACTGCTGTAAGGGAAGATTTTGCACAAAGAGAGCTGCTGCTCTCGCTGGTACGCATTAATCTATCTTACTTATAATTAAATTGTGCCTTCGACTCAGAGAAAAGCTTTTCTTGTACGTACTCAAGCCATTTATTTGCTTGCTCAGCAATTTCATGATCCTTAAGTTTGCCTCAAGCAGGAGTATCTGTCTCAGCATTCTTCTTAGCTGCTGCGGTTGTATTCTGCTTCCTCCTAAGGCAGCCTGTGAAGGATACCAAATGGGATTTCGACCCGGCTTGCCTTCCGAAGATACTCGGGAAGGCATGCAACACGCGGCAGTTCACATACGAGGAGCTAAACGAAGCCACGAAAGGGTTCGAAGATCAGAAACTCGTCGACTTTGTTGACAGATCAGTCCACACCGGAGTACTCTACGACGGGTCTGTAGTGGCAGTGCAAAAAGTGAACTGCGAGACACAAGAACACCTTAGACAGGTTCTTGAGAGAGTAGAGATTCTCTCCCAAATTTCACACAGAAATATAGCTCGAATCATCGGATTCTGCTTCGACTCGAACAACGTGCTACTTCTAGTACATGAACACTTCTCAAACGGGACACTCCGTGAACATATAAGGCGAGAAAGAGGCAACAGTCTTAGCTGGTACCTTAGAGTTAATGTTGCTTCAGAAGTTGCAGGTGCTCTTGCTTATCTTCAGTCCCAGGTTGCTATTCCCATCAACCTTAATGACCTAAAGTCAAGTGAGATCCT
This genomic window from Ananas comosus cultivar F153 linkage group 3, ASM154086v1, whole genome shotgun sequence contains:
- the LOC109707896 gene encoding probably inactive receptor-like protein kinase At2g46850, which codes for MSPLILYHLIFLSYLSAAVPQQQPYPNRCGERCGGVVLPFPFHLNSSCGPAVDAFRLSCRPPDSGLLYLSLAPSADLRVLGFLPSGSLLLDYSSLVNSSSPCDRWYADVGKFPALGRSPFFAVTAGNVLRLYDCEDSSICREGCEAIGGGACGGSNRTDFGCCYPLSDGSAWKAGDGFSAFAEFGCRGFSSWFVNRSAAVRGIEVEWAVPRGSGGGAVDCAEGAVVVNATAVHGGVRCACGAGYVGDGFAQGAGCFKDCSGDGQVTDSRDCCKGRFCTKRAAALAGVSVSAFFLAAAVVFCFLLRQPVKDTKWDFDPACLPKILGKACNTRQFTYEELNEATKGFEDQKLVDFVDRSVHTGVLYDGSVVAVQKVNCETQEHLRQVLERVEILSQISHRNIARIIGFCFDSNNVLLLVHEHFSNGTLREHIRRERGNSLSWYLRVNVASEVAGALAYLQSQVAIPINLNDLKSSEILVDVQYAAKIAGYKLITSQFANGSCSYTVPCDSDVVRNFGRLLMELITGSEHEHTLEMVSSKVKDGKVHEIVDSSLIHGERQLVENEVERVASLAARCLSRRENGGPCMFEVAKELLGIGKENIGSSSRIEITLEETFSNSSLLQMISMSPESMRIQ